A single Anopheles maculipalpis chromosome 3RL, idAnoMacuDA_375_x, whole genome shotgun sequence DNA region contains:
- the LOC126563198 gene encoding novel acetylcholine receptor chaperone, which produces MSSLVLRSLSILLGLFFIFIGIMKISPHLSKDLHRDLRKNYVKYAKVFPLSTLLEFKIPSKWYRRSVGGLEVLCGLAMVLIPSHKIKNAANITLLLLMFLAVYSHYMVSDPFERSGPALVFTFMLIGRLVIWYQASRREAALAAAAQPTANGLKQE; this is translated from the exons ATGTCCTCGCTGGTGCTGAGGAGCCTCTCGATACTGCTCGGGCTGTTCTTCATATTCATCGGCATTATGAAGATTTCGCCACACCTCAGCAAGGACCTGCATCGAGATTTG CGCAAGAACTACGTCAAGTATGCGAAAGTGTTCCCGCTCTCGACACTGCTGGAGTTTAAAATACCCTCAAAATGGTACCGGCGATCGGTCGGCGGACTAGAGGTGCTGTGCGGTCTGGCCATGGTGCTCATACCTAGCC ataaaataaaaaatgcggCCAACATAACGCTTCTACTGTTGATGTTCCTGGCCGTCTACTCGCACTACATGGTAAGCGATCCGTTCGAACGGTCCGGCCCGGCGCTCGTCTTCACCTTCATGCTGATCGGGCGGCTAGTGATATGGTATCAG gcaAGCAGACGGGAAGCGGCCCTAGCAGCTGCTGCACAGCCCACTGCCAATGGACTGAAACAGGAGTAA